In Aureibaculum algae, the following are encoded in one genomic region:
- a CDS encoding ABC transporter permease — MLKNYIKIGWRNLVKNKQQTIINLLGLTLGTVSCLTILLYVFAQLGFDEDFSNAESIYRVETIIERDGKESFDTAAASPPIAFALKEDFGEVEEVTRVVLTDVFYSNLIRAAENKESYYEPRSYMADSTFFKIFNFKFLHGDIETALNEPNAIVLSSNLANKMFGNQNCIGKAVIWGSGEDAQTLTVKGVFDEYFYKSHLNPNYIVSMSTPGMGTFVQTFDDFATNNFVYSYAKLVPNADADLLQKKLPAFINRRGSKNLSDAGMDNKQLLLKKVTDIHLYSEGRKNQIGRISNITYLYFLLTLAFFIQLVACINFINLSTARASKRAKEIGVRKVVGAGKKALMRQFLGESLLLSVFAMLISIPITIFLLPFVNELTQEALTYLNIFNWKITALLFGLGIFTGLVAGIYPAVILSSINPIKALKSATILQSGNGNFRKALVVFQFVVSISLVATVIVVTQQFRFTQNKDLGFNKENLLALRIGTNEASSKFESIKTAFLNIPGVLEVSSGNYSPSEIVLSDNGLYLPGGSREKNTIVKRNGVSDGYFKTMDIPILEGRDFREADTTNQIIVNEATLKAFNMKREDALSSKLVQSFGDETYEMEIIGVVADFHYASLKNEIAPLFLHKESEPNWLFLRTETKNYELLLGNLEKQWKTTVNNVPFDYRFVDKEVEKLYDEEKRLGKISFVFTILAILISCLGLFGLISYVAEQKKKEIGIRKVLGASINSVVQLLTKDFVKLVGIAFLIASPITYYFMERWLEDFTYRINIQWWVFAFAGGFALIITLITVGFQSLKSAVANPVKSLRTE, encoded by the coding sequence ATGTTAAAAAACTACATAAAAATAGGTTGGAGAAACCTCGTAAAAAATAAGCAGCAGACCATTATCAACTTATTGGGTCTTACCTTAGGAACAGTAAGCTGCTTGACCATTTTACTTTATGTTTTTGCCCAACTTGGATTTGATGAAGACTTTTCGAATGCTGAATCTATTTATCGCGTGGAAACCATAATAGAGAGAGATGGTAAGGAAAGTTTTGACACTGCAGCAGCTTCTCCTCCGATAGCCTTTGCTCTAAAAGAAGATTTTGGTGAAGTTGAAGAAGTTACGCGGGTAGTACTAACAGATGTTTTTTATAGTAATTTAATCCGTGCCGCAGAAAATAAAGAGTCCTATTATGAGCCAAGAAGTTATATGGCCGACTCCACTTTTTTTAAAATATTCAATTTCAAATTTTTACACGGTGATATTGAGACCGCTCTAAATGAACCTAACGCGATAGTACTTTCCTCAAATTTGGCCAATAAAATGTTTGGTAATCAAAATTGCATTGGCAAGGCTGTAATTTGGGGTAGCGGTGAAGATGCTCAAACGCTTACAGTGAAAGGCGTATTCGATGAGTATTTTTACAAATCGCATCTCAACCCTAATTACATTGTGAGTATGAGTACACCTGGAATGGGTACATTTGTTCAGACTTTTGATGATTTCGCCACCAATAATTTTGTGTATAGTTATGCAAAACTTGTCCCTAATGCTGACGCTGACCTATTACAAAAAAAACTACCTGCTTTTATCAATCGTAGAGGATCTAAAAATTTATCAGATGCAGGAATGGACAATAAACAGCTATTGTTAAAAAAGGTGACTGATATTCATTTGTATTCTGAAGGCCGCAAAAATCAAATCGGTAGAATTTCAAATATAACATATCTTTATTTTTTATTGACGTTAGCCTTTTTCATCCAATTGGTGGCGTGTATTAATTTTATAAACCTCAGTACGGCTAGGGCAAGTAAACGTGCAAAGGAAATTGGGGTACGTAAAGTTGTAGGTGCAGGAAAAAAAGCATTAATGCGACAATTTTTAGGAGAATCTCTACTCTTGTCAGTATTTGCAATGCTAATAAGTATTCCTATTACTATTTTCCTATTGCCTTTTGTAAATGAACTTACGCAAGAAGCATTGACTTATTTAAATATTTTCAATTGGAAAATCACAGCTTTATTATTCGGTTTAGGGATTTTTACAGGATTAGTTGCTGGTATCTATCCGGCAGTAATTTTGTCCTCGATAAACCCTATAAAAGCCTTGAAAAGTGCGACTATACTGCAATCTGGAAACGGCAACTTTAGAAAAGCATTAGTAGTCTTTCAGTTTGTGGTTTCTATAAGCCTTGTAGCCACGGTTATAGTAGTAACTCAACAGTTTAGATTTACCCAGAACAAAGACCTTGGTTTTAATAAAGAAAATCTATTAGCCTTACGAATAGGTACTAACGAAGCCTCAAGTAAGTTTGAATCTATCAAGACTGCATTTTTGAATATACCTGGTGTACTTGAAGTATCCAGCGGTAATTACTCGCCCTCCGAAATAGTTTTGTCCGATAATGGTTTATACTTGCCTGGTGGAAGTAGAGAAAAAAATACAATCGTAAAACGCAATGGCGTCAGTGACGGTTACTTTAAGACAATGGACATTCCAATCTTAGAAGGAAGAGATTTTCGCGAAGCAGATACTACTAATCAGATAATTGTAAATGAGGCCACACTTAAGGCCTTCAATATGAAACGTGAGGATGCTCTGAGTTCAAAACTTGTTCAAAGTTTTGGAGATGAAACCTATGAAATGGAAATCATTGGTGTGGTAGCCGATTTTCATTACGCTTCTTTAAAAAATGAAATAGCTCCATTATTTTTGCACAAAGAAAGCGAACCTAATTGGCTGTTCCTTCGCACTGAAACAAAGAATTACGAGCTATTACTTGGCAATTTAGAGAAACAATGGAAAACGACAGTAAACAATGTCCCATTTGATTACAGGTTTGTTGACAAAGAGGTTGAAAAGCTGTATGATGAAGAAAAACGACTTGGTAAAATTTCGTTTGTCTTCACTATTCTAGCCATTCTAATTAGTTGTTTGGGCCTCTTTGGGTTGATTTCATATGTAGCCGAACAAAAGAAGAAAGAAATTGGAATTCGCAAGGTACTAGGTGCTAGTATAAATTCTGTAGTACAATTATTGACCAAAGATTTTGTAAAATTGGTAGGAATCGCCTTTTTGATTGCCTCCCCAATTACTTATTATTTTATGGAACGATGGCTTGAAGATTTTACATATCGAATAAACATCCAATGGTGGGTATTTGCTTTCGCTGGTGGTTTTGCATTAATCATAACATTAATAACTGTTGGATTTCAATCATTAAAATCGGCCGTAGCCAATCCTGTAAAAAGTTTAAGAACAGAATAA
- a CDS encoding ABC transporter permease — protein MLKNYIKIGWRNLKTNRLFSIINILGLALGLSITILLFLSITYERSYNTMYSNKANIYRVLVNTNESYDKQILCTAPAALTPAIKNDIPDVKYAARILKHGFGETAFVKVGNTTFLEKELYWCDPELFDIFNIKFLQGEASSAISRPNTITISKSTAKKYFGDADPMGKLIVVDSDEKLEVTGVFENFPENSSLHCNAIASFSSTFAFKNPSWGNSSFETYLQLNENISQANTESQLNSLLDKNVDKEGQWFHLTLQPLEKVHLYSADFSNSYSKRVGDIDEINNLSFLGILILLIACVNYMNLMTAKSAKRSKDVGIYKTLGASFKSLIARFYAETGIITLLALVIGVFITILFIPLFNQLTAQQLEVSLLFKPQVLIGIVLFWVIATLVAGSYPAFYLSSISPNSALTSTKKDGSSIINIRKGLVVLQFAASIILIVGVLVIYQQLQFMQNQKLGFDSDNVVAISTTAVNGNDKKEALVQEYESLSMVSDIAMAQGFPGVTVSGRMLFKTENDENGLKIQTNRVDAQIIDLLKLKLIAGKTLPLIKQQGDTISEVVLNKKALDYLGYTPEESIGKKVLIQGFRGNVFIVGIVDDFNFESLHQPIGAYAFHNRRTEAKNFALVRFNSNSLTNTMDQLESKFLKINPGSAFEYIFLDKNIEQLYAQERKTAILGFTFSILAIFVACLGLFGLAAFTAEQRKKEIGIRKVLGATIMGITQMLSMDFLKLVAVAIVIAFPIAYWLMHEWLQNFAYRIDFSWYIFAISGILAIVIALITVSFQAVKAALSNPVKSLRTE, from the coding sequence ATGTTAAAAAACTACATAAAAATAGGTTGGAGAAATTTGAAAACGAACCGATTGTTTTCCATAATTAATATTTTAGGACTAGCATTAGGTTTATCTATAACCATTCTACTTTTTCTTTCTATTACCTACGAGCGTAGTTATAATACCATGTATTCTAATAAGGCAAATATCTATCGCGTTCTTGTAAATACTAATGAAAGTTATGACAAGCAAATTTTATGTACGGCTCCTGCTGCTTTAACTCCCGCCATTAAAAATGACATTCCCGATGTTAAATATGCCGCCAGAATATTGAAACATGGTTTTGGAGAAACCGCATTCGTAAAAGTGGGCAATACTACTTTTCTTGAAAAGGAATTATACTGGTGTGACCCTGAATTATTTGATATATTTAATATTAAATTTTTACAAGGAGAAGCTTCTTCTGCCATATCGAGACCAAATACTATTACTATTTCAAAAAGCACTGCCAAAAAATATTTTGGAGATGCTGATCCAATGGGGAAACTTATTGTAGTTGATAGTGATGAAAAATTGGAAGTTACTGGGGTCTTTGAAAACTTTCCAGAAAACAGTTCCTTACACTGCAATGCGATAGCTTCTTTTAGCTCCACATTCGCTTTTAAGAATCCAAGTTGGGGAAATTCTAGTTTTGAAACCTACTTACAATTAAATGAAAACATTTCACAAGCAAATACAGAAAGTCAATTAAACTCGCTTTTGGATAAAAATGTAGATAAAGAAGGGCAATGGTTTCACTTAACGTTACAGCCCTTGGAAAAAGTTCACCTATACTCTGCTGACTTTTCAAATTCTTACAGTAAAAGAGTCGGCGATATTGACGAAATAAACAACCTCTCTTTTTTAGGAATACTCATCTTATTGATTGCCTGTGTTAATTACATGAACTTAATGACGGCAAAGTCAGCAAAAAGATCGAAAGATGTTGGAATTTATAAAACATTAGGAGCCTCCTTTAAAAGCTTAATAGCTCGATTTTATGCTGAAACAGGAATTATAACCTTATTAGCATTAGTAATTGGCGTTTTTATAACTATATTATTCATTCCACTTTTTAATCAATTAACGGCTCAACAATTAGAGGTTTCATTGCTATTTAAGCCGCAAGTCCTAATAGGTATTGTATTATTTTGGGTAATTGCCACTTTAGTTGCCGGATCTTACCCCGCATTTTACCTTTCAAGTATTTCTCCCAACTCAGCCTTAACCTCAACAAAAAAGGACGGTTCAAGTATTATTAATATTAGAAAAGGTTTGGTGGTATTACAATTTGCAGCCTCTATTATTCTGATTGTTGGGGTACTCGTAATATATCAGCAATTACAATTTATGCAAAATCAAAAATTAGGTTTTGATTCAGATAATGTGGTCGCTATTTCTACAACAGCGGTTAACGGTAATGACAAAAAAGAAGCTCTAGTTCAAGAATACGAATCGTTGAGCATGGTTTCTGATATTGCCATGGCACAGGGTTTTCCTGGTGTTACCGTAAGTGGTAGAATGTTATTTAAAACTGAAAATGATGAGAATGGTTTAAAAATTCAAACCAATCGTGTAGATGCTCAAATTATCGATTTATTAAAACTAAAATTAATTGCAGGTAAAACGTTACCGCTGATAAAACAACAAGGTGATACTATATCAGAAGTGGTTCTCAATAAGAAAGCATTGGATTATTTAGGATATACACCTGAAGAATCGATTGGCAAAAAAGTATTAATCCAAGGTTTTAGAGGTAATGTATTTATTGTGGGTATTGTAGATGATTTTAATTTCGAATCACTACATCAACCTATTGGAGCGTATGCTTTTCACAACCGAAGAACTGAAGCCAAAAATTTTGCATTGGTCCGCTTCAATAGTAATTCATTGACAAACACCATGGATCAATTAGAATCAAAATTTCTAAAAATAAATCCAGGTTCCGCCTTTGAATATATCTTTTTAGATAAAAATATTGAACAATTATATGCACAAGAACGGAAGACAGCAATATTAGGATTCACCTTTAGCATTTTAGCCATTTTCGTTGCCTGTTTAGGTCTATTTGGTTTAGCGGCATTCACTGCTGAACAACGCAAAAAGGAAATTGGAATTCGAAAAGTACTAGGAGCTACTATCATGGGAATTACACAAATGCTCTCTATGGATTTTTTAAAACTTGTTGCAGTAGCCATTGTAATCGCTTTCCCTATCGCTTATTGGCTAATGCATGAATGGTTACAGAATTTTGCGTATCGAATAGATTTCAGTTGGTATATTTTTGCCATTTCAGGAATTTTGGCAATTGTAATTGCATTAATAACCGTTAGTTTTCAAGCGGTAAAAGCTGCACTTTCTAATCCCGTTAAAAGTTTAAGAACAGAGTAA
- a CDS encoding ABC transporter permease has protein sequence MLKNYIKIAWRNLKKDKTFAFLNIVGLSVAFGVAILLSMAAFFELSYDKFHTNGDNIYKVYNEIQTPRGPEAGTSQPAPFANALTKEVPGISKVTRYLQDGALVMYKDKEINMSTVWVDADFFTMFSFPEFAGNSDNPLKELSNIVLSKKMATALFGDENAIDKTINILINGKETPFTVASLVENTKSNSSLEFGLAIRFENHQSYTKNKEEWDSQYHDVYVQLQNEVNAKQFEDQTKSFVDLHYKESIENLKRDGAQPDANGRYFTINLLPLKDVHYTNFQNGYAKISRTIPYLVLSVAFLILFIACVNFINMSIAKSTQRLREIGMRKTLGAQKKQLFFQFWSESLMLFSVSLFIGIGLSILFLKDFQEIFRTNVTFSMFTNPLNIILFIVVIVLVTLLVGGYPAMLMSKLSTIQSLKGKVETNGKNVVRNVLMVVQFSIAILLISGTLVLWSQLEFMRNKNLGFDKSQVIAFPIDGKMDSRRAVNLLRDQLKDNPNIISVTASDNILGLGKDGSQFSSRLGFEYKGRVVKTNMLVVDYDYIETLGLELIQGRSFDRQYPGDALGMVINESMARELDEEDPLTATIMMSDSTKYQVLGIVKDYHFESLTKSIEPLTFFMNTDWDLYYAYVKVAPENLSKSYDAIEQTWKTLEPNAKFLGSFLNDNIDRTFRSEKIMATMITSGSIIAIVLSCIGLFAISLLVVAQRTKEIGVRKVVGASISSITYLLTKDFLKLVAIAFVIAAPVAWWLMNQWLQDYVYRIDLSIWIFALAGLLTVLIALFTVGVKTLKAAMQNPVKSLKTE, from the coding sequence ATGTTAAAAAACTACATAAAAATAGCTTGGAGAAATTTGAAAAAGGACAAAACATTTGCCTTTTTAAATATTGTAGGTTTATCGGTTGCTTTCGGTGTTGCTATTTTACTTTCAATGGCGGCTTTTTTCGAATTATCGTATGATAAATTTCACACCAATGGAGATAACATATATAAGGTTTATAATGAGATACAAACTCCAAGAGGTCCAGAAGCTGGTACAAGTCAACCCGCTCCATTTGCCAACGCACTTACAAAAGAAGTTCCTGGTATTTCAAAAGTTACCCGTTATCTGCAAGATGGTGCTTTAGTTATGTATAAGGATAAAGAAATAAATATGAGTACTGTATGGGTCGATGCTGATTTCTTTACTATGTTTTCTTTTCCTGAATTTGCAGGAAATTCTGATAACCCTCTTAAGGAATTATCAAATATTGTACTTTCTAAAAAAATGGCAACAGCATTATTTGGAGATGAAAATGCCATAGATAAGACCATAAATATCCTCATAAATGGAAAAGAAACTCCATTCACAGTCGCTTCACTTGTTGAAAACACAAAATCGAATAGCTCTTTAGAGTTTGGTTTAGCCATTCGTTTTGAAAACCATCAAAGTTATACTAAGAATAAAGAGGAATGGGATTCTCAATATCACGATGTTTATGTACAATTGCAAAATGAAGTAAATGCAAAACAGTTTGAAGACCAAACCAAATCTTTTGTTGATTTGCATTATAAAGAGTCTATTGAAAACCTTAAACGAGATGGAGCACAACCTGACGCTAACGGTCGCTATTTTACCATTAACCTCTTACCATTAAAGGATGTGCATTATACTAACTTTCAAAATGGTTATGCTAAAATTAGTAGAACAATTCCATATCTAGTGCTCTCTGTAGCTTTTCTAATTCTTTTTATTGCTTGTGTCAATTTTATTAACATGAGCATCGCTAAGAGCACACAACGTTTACGAGAAATTGGAATGAGAAAAACATTAGGAGCACAAAAAAAGCAACTATTTTTTCAGTTTTGGAGCGAAAGCCTGATGTTATTTAGTGTCTCATTATTCATTGGTATTGGTTTAAGCATTCTCTTTTTAAAGGATTTTCAAGAAATTTTCCGAACCAATGTTACTTTTAGTATGTTTACTAATCCCTTAAATATTATTCTTTTTATAGTTGTAATAGTGCTGGTAACGTTATTAGTGGGAGGCTATCCAGCAATGCTTATGAGTAAATTAAGTACGATTCAATCCCTTAAAGGTAAAGTTGAAACTAACGGAAAAAATGTAGTTAGAAATGTGCTCATGGTAGTACAATTTTCAATTGCCATTTTATTAATTAGCGGCACATTGGTTTTATGGAGTCAGTTAGAATTTATGAGGAATAAAAACCTTGGCTTTGATAAATCGCAAGTTATCGCTTTTCCTATTGACGGAAAAATGGACAGTCGAAGAGCCGTTAACTTATTACGTGATCAACTTAAAGACAATCCTAATATTATAAGTGTTACCGCCTCCGATAATATTTTAGGATTGGGTAAAGATGGCAGTCAATTCAGTAGTCGCTTAGGTTTTGAATACAAAGGTAGAGTTGTCAAAACAAATATGCTCGTTGTAGATTATGACTATATAGAAACGTTGGGATTGGAACTTATACAAGGTCGTAGTTTTGATAGGCAATATCCTGGTGATGCACTCGGAATGGTAATTAATGAAAGTATGGCTCGCGAACTTGATGAAGAAGATCCCTTGACAGCAACTATTATGATGAGTGACAGCACTAAATATCAAGTATTAGGCATCGTTAAAGATTATCACTTTGAATCATTAACCAAGTCTATAGAACCGTTAACATTCTTTATGAATACGGATTGGGATCTGTATTATGCCTATGTAAAGGTTGCTCCTGAAAATTTATCAAAATCATACGACGCTATTGAACAAACTTGGAAAACACTAGAGCCCAATGCCAAATTTTTAGGCTCTTTTTTAAATGATAATATTGATCGTACTTTTAGAAGTGAAAAAATTATGGCAACGATGATTACTAGTGGCTCCATTATAGCCATTGTTCTTAGTTGTATTGGTCTATTTGCCATTTCATTATTGGTGGTTGCACAACGCACTAAAGAAATTGGCGTGCGAAAAGTTGTGGGTGCCAGCATCTCGTCAATAACTTATTTATTGACCAAAGACTTTCTTAAGTTAGTGGCAATTGCTTTTGTTATTGCTGCACCTGTCGCGTGGTGGTTAATGAATCAATGGCTTCAAGATTACGTGTATAGAATTGATTTAAGTATTTGGATTTTTGCCCTTGCGGGATTATTAACAGTATTAATTGCATTATTTACGGTTGGTGTTAAAACTTTAAAAGCAGCCATGCAAAACCCTGTAAAAAGCTTAAAAACCGAATAA
- a CDS encoding ABC transporter permease, with product MFKNYLKIAWRNLAKNKGYSAINIGGLALGIAVTIIIGLWVQSELSYDNHFENKDKIAIVFQSQTFNGNTGTGPAIPRPLEKALRTDYGSSFKYLIMSSWTNKVYLKYKETSLYKSGNYMQRDAPELLNLEIIKGEKDGLREINSIMLSESIADALFGSEDPIGKVVKVRNQDDLVVSSVYKDIPLNTTFNDTYYIIPWEQYLASREWVRNSEDEWGNNSFQMFVQVADNVDMDKVSTTIKDVKKTLNEDTAAFNPQLFLFPMKDWYLRNSFKNGKNDGGGRIKYVWLFAIIGAFVLLLACINFMNLSTARSEKRAKEVGIRKSIGSQKGQLIYQFLSESFLVVVLAFLVSLLIILISLNGFNDLAKKEILFPWSNVNFWLISLAFILFTTLLAGSYPALYLSSFKPIDVLKGTFKTGKHAGLPRKILVVVQFTVSVAFIIGTVIVMQQINYAKNRPVGYDKEGLVQIPTYSQDFEGKYDLMRNEFLNSGAVIEMSASSSPTTQIWSNRSGFTWDGKPEGFQEDLAYTEVTYEYAKSINLKIIEGRDFAREFATDSNAVLINQTAVKYLGLTNPVGKFLRDDSDEDPNPPLKIIGVVEDMITQSPYEPVKQGVYVFDKHGNSSYYNLKLNPKQSASKNLVTIEKVFKEHFPDIPFQYDFVDAEYGEKFASEERIGTLSGVFTGLAILISCLGLFGLTSFVAEQRTKEIGVRKVLGATIFNVWNMLSKDFLKLVIISCFIAIPIAYYVMNGWLDAYPYRVALKWWIFVLAILGALLVTLLTVSFQAIKAAKANPVKSLRTE from the coding sequence ATGTTTAAAAACTATCTAAAAATTGCCTGGAGAAATTTAGCTAAAAATAAAGGATACTCTGCCATAAATATTGGCGGATTAGCCTTAGGCATAGCAGTAACCATAATTATTGGATTATGGGTTCAGAGCGAGCTTTCGTATGACAATCATTTTGAAAATAAAGATAAAATAGCAATTGTATTCCAATCCCAAACATTTAATGGTAATACGGGCACTGGCCCTGCAATTCCAAGACCTTTAGAAAAAGCATTAAGAACAGATTACGGTAGTAGTTTTAAATATTTAATAATGTCGTCATGGACGAATAAAGTGTATCTAAAATATAAAGAAACCAGTCTTTATAAATCTGGAAATTATATGCAAAGAGACGCTCCTGAATTATTAAATTTAGAAATTATAAAAGGGGAGAAAGATGGTCTAAGAGAAATAAATTCCATTATGCTATCTGAGTCAATTGCGGACGCCCTTTTTGGATCTGAAGATCCTATAGGTAAAGTTGTAAAAGTTAGAAATCAGGACGACTTAGTGGTTTCCAGTGTCTACAAAGACATTCCTCTTAATACTACTTTTAACGACACGTACTATATCATTCCATGGGAACAATATCTGGCTTCTAGAGAATGGGTACGAAATTCAGAAGACGAATGGGGCAATAATTCTTTTCAGATGTTTGTACAAGTGGCTGACAATGTTGATATGGATAAAGTATCTACTACTATTAAAGATGTAAAGAAAACATTAAACGAAGACACTGCAGCGTTCAATCCACAATTGTTTCTCTTTCCTATGAAAGATTGGTATTTAAGAAACAGCTTTAAAAATGGTAAAAACGATGGAGGTGGTCGAATAAAATATGTTTGGTTATTTGCCATTATTGGAGCTTTTGTACTATTATTAGCATGTATTAATTTTATGAATTTAAGCACCGCACGTTCAGAAAAAAGAGCTAAGGAGGTGGGTATCAGAAAATCAATTGGCTCTCAAAAAGGGCAGTTGATATACCAATTTTTAAGTGAGTCTTTTTTGGTGGTAGTTCTGGCCTTTTTGGTATCATTATTAATTATTTTAATCTCTTTGAACGGATTTAATGACCTTGCAAAAAAAGAAATACTATTTCCGTGGAGCAATGTAAACTTTTGGCTAATATCATTAGCTTTTATTCTTTTCACAACACTATTGGCAGGTAGTTATCCCGCACTTTACCTATCTTCTTTCAAGCCTATTGATGTTTTAAAAGGAACTTTTAAAACTGGCAAACACGCAGGTTTACCCAGAAAAATTTTGGTCGTAGTTCAATTTACAGTTTCTGTTGCCTTTATTATAGGGACAGTAATTGTTATGCAACAGATAAATTATGCTAAAAACAGACCTGTAGGTTACGACAAAGAAGGCTTGGTTCAAATTCCGACATACAGTCAAGACTTTGAAGGTAAATATGATTTAATGCGAAACGAATTTTTAAATTCTGGTGCGGTAATTGAAATGTCAGCCTCCAGTAGTCCTACTACACAAATATGGTCAAACAGAAGTGGTTTTACCTGGGATGGTAAACCTGAGGGATTTCAAGAAGATCTTGCTTATACTGAAGTTACCTATGAATATGCTAAATCTATTAATCTAAAAATTATAGAGGGGCGTGATTTTGCACGTGAATTTGCTACCGATTCTAATGCTGTTTTGATTAATCAAACCGCTGTAAAATATTTGGGACTTACAAATCCGGTAGGTAAATTTCTGAGAGATGATAGTGATGAAGACCCTAATCCTCCATTAAAAATAATCGGTGTGGTTGAAGATATGATTACACAGTCGCCTTATGAACCTGTTAAGCAAGGTGTATATGTTTTTGACAAGCACGGCAATTCTAGTTATTACAATTTAAAATTAAACCCGAAACAAAGTGCCAGTAAAAATTTAGTAACAATAGAAAAAGTGTTCAAAGAACATTTTCCTGACATTCCTTTTCAATATGATTTTGTAGATGCAGAATATGGCGAAAAATTTGCTTCTGAAGAACGTATTGGCACATTATCAGGCGTCTTTACAGGGCTAGCTATTCTTATCAGCTGTTTGGGACTTTTCGGATTAACATCATTTGTGGCAGAACAACGCACCAAAGAAATAGGTGTTCGTAAAGTATTAGGGGCAACCATATTTAATGTATGGAATATGTTGTCTAAAGACTTTTTAAAGTTGGTTATTATTTCCTGTTTTATTGCAATACCCATTGCCTATTATGTAATGAATGGATGGTTAGATGCCTATCCGTACCGCGTAGCCTTAAAATGGTGGATTTTCGTATTGGCAATTCTAGGTGCGTTATTGGTTACCCTACTAACGGTAAGTTTTCAAGCCATAAAGGCAGCAAAAGCTAATCCAGTTAAGAGTTTACGAACGGAATAG